One genomic segment of Streptomyces sp. RerS4 includes these proteins:
- a CDS encoding restriction endonuclease: MGRGPTTAAAGAADATARGRAPQRAHERESARGRREQQAAYRQYREAEAARRTERIDAEVAALRGLLAAGCRAPAFRMASMVQEERLEPFAPGPLGQPVPMPQPHQFQQIQQQSGGWGLGSNRRAQAEREAHDRYTAAWQAAHAAEQERQRQLAAYRQQYDQWAAGRLAAIRAHNSGLVELADALRAGDADAAVEYFSAALYASTAWPQDLPRQVSAAYDPGPRQLVLDWELPRYEVVPEAKSVRYMPSTDQDKETARPATQRRALYRDLLAQCVLLVLRELYAADEFGALDSVVVNGFVDDHDPVTGQEARIVLATAQTTRAAFSGLRLEQVSAVDCLTEGLRGQLSTRPDQLTAVRAGRRPDEVGGADAVVSHGGHTGGGEDEPDLFAMDPIAFENLVAELFRAMGMEAVTTQRSGDGGVDVEALDPAPIRGGRIVVQVKRYRNTVPPTAVRDLYGTVQDAGANKGVLVTTSSFGPGSYTFANGKPLELVPGADLVELLHRYGLRGRLGGGSVSAAAVPAPRAAEPTLVAVPVDPTLVSGPAGPAGPAGPAGLAIPAVPPIPAVPPVPADHNVLGMSWSGAVALDVCALVCEGGRVLTEDHFVFFNNPATPDGSVRSRPHSAPDKAAVQVGFDALPQRADRLVLVAAIDPEVNPDADLAGFTDARIRLLDADGRELDRLEVSDGRAGETALVLGSFRRRPNGDWKFVIGGKGYRGGLEDLLREYGIEVA; the protein is encoded by the coding sequence GTGGGCCGAGGCCCAACGACAGCAGCAGCGGGCGCGGCTGATGCAACAGCGCGAGGCCGAGCGCCGCAGCGGGCCCACGAGCGGGAGTCGGCCCGGGGCCGCAGGGAGCAGCAGGCCGCCTACCGGCAGTACCGCGAGGCCGAGGCCGCGCGCCGCACCGAACGGATCGACGCGGAGGTGGCGGCCCTGCGCGGGCTGCTGGCCGCGGGCTGCCGGGCGCCCGCGTTCCGAATGGCCTCGATGGTGCAGGAGGAGCGGCTCGAACCCTTCGCTCCGGGCCCCCTCGGACAGCCGGTGCCGATGCCGCAACCGCACCAGTTCCAGCAGATCCAGCAGCAGAGCGGCGGATGGGGGCTCGGCTCGAACCGCCGGGCGCAGGCGGAACGCGAGGCGCACGACCGCTACACCGCCGCCTGGCAGGCCGCCCACGCCGCCGAGCAGGAACGGCAGCGGCAGCTGGCGGCGTACCGGCAGCAGTACGACCAGTGGGCGGCGGGCCGGCTGGCCGCGATCCGGGCCCACAACAGCGGGCTCGTCGAGCTGGCGGACGCGCTGCGCGCGGGCGATGCCGACGCGGCGGTGGAGTACTTCTCGGCGGCCCTGTACGCCTCCACGGCCTGGCCGCAGGACCTGCCGCGCCAGGTCTCGGCGGCCTACGACCCGGGACCGCGGCAACTGGTCCTGGACTGGGAGCTGCCCCGGTACGAGGTGGTGCCCGAGGCCAAGTCCGTGCGGTACATGCCGAGTACGGACCAGGACAAGGAGACGGCCCGGCCGGCGACACAGCGCCGGGCGCTGTACCGGGACCTGCTGGCGCAGTGCGTGCTGCTGGTGTTGCGCGAGCTGTACGCGGCGGACGAGTTCGGCGCGCTGGACTCGGTGGTGGTCAACGGGTTCGTGGACGACCACGATCCGGTGACGGGGCAAGAGGCCCGGATCGTCCTGGCCACGGCGCAGACCACGCGGGCGGCCTTCTCCGGGCTGCGGCTGGAGCAGGTGAGCGCGGTGGACTGCCTCACCGAGGGCCTGCGCGGGCAGCTGTCGACGCGGCCGGATCAACTGACGGCCGTACGGGCGGGGCGCAGGCCGGACGAGGTCGGCGGCGCGGACGCCGTCGTGAGCCACGGCGGGCACACGGGTGGCGGCGAGGACGAGCCCGATCTCTTCGCGATGGACCCGATCGCCTTCGAGAACCTGGTCGCCGAACTGTTCCGGGCGATGGGCATGGAGGCGGTGACCACGCAGCGGTCGGGTGACGGCGGCGTGGACGTCGAGGCGCTGGACCCGGCCCCGATCCGGGGCGGGCGGATCGTGGTGCAGGTCAAGCGGTACCGCAACACCGTGCCGCCGACGGCGGTACGGGACCTGTACGGCACCGTCCAGGACGCGGGGGCGAACAAGGGGGTGCTGGTCACCACCTCGTCCTTCGGGCCGGGGTCGTACACCTTTGCCAACGGCAAGCCGCTGGAGTTGGTTCCCGGGGCGGACCTCGTGGAACTGCTGCACCGCTACGGGCTGCGGGGCCGGCTGGGCGGGGGCTCGGTCTCCGCCGCCGCCGTTCCGGCCCCACGCGCGGCGGAACCGACCCTGGTCGCCGTACCGGTGGACCCCACGCTCGTCTCGGGACCGGCCGGACCCGCAGGACCTGCCGGACCCGCCGGACTGGCCATACCCGCCGTACCGCCCATACCCGCCGTACCGCCCGTGCCCGCCGATCACAACGTACTGGGCATGTCCTGGTCGGGCGCGGTCGCGCTCGACGTGTGCGCGCTGGTCTGCGAGGGCGGCCGGGTGCTGACCGAGGACCACTTCGTCTTCTTCAACAACCCTGCCACCCCGGACGGTTCCGTCCGCTCCCGCCCGCATTCCGCACCCGACAAGGCCGCCGTGCAGGTCGGCTTCGACGCGTTGCCGCAGCGCGCCGACCGCCTGGTACTGGTCGCCGCGATCGACCCGGAGGTCAATCCGGACGCCGACCTCGCGGGCTTCACCGACGCCCGGATCCGGCTCCTGGACGCGGAC
- a CDS encoding DNA topoisomerase IV subunit A, with protein sequence MARRSTKTPPPEDFEEKILDIDVVDEMQGSFLEYAYSVIYSRALPDARDGMKPVHRRIVYQMNEMGLRPDRGYVKCARVVGEVMGKLHPHGDASIYDALVRMAQPFSMRLPLVDGHGNFGSLGNDDPPAAMRYTECRMADATSLMTESIDEDTVDFTANYDGQEREPVALPAAYPNLLVNGASGIAVGMATNMAPHNLGEVIAAARHLIRHPEADLEALMRFVPGPDLPTGGRIVGLSGIKDAYENGRGTFKIRATVTVEDVTPRRKGLVVTELPFTVGPEKVIAKIKDLVGSKKLQGIADVKDLTDRSHGLRLVIEIKNGFHPEAVLEQLYKLTPMEESFGINNVALVDGQPLTLGLKELLEVYLDHRFEVVRRRSEFRRGKRRDRLHLVEGLLVALVDIDEVIRIIRDSDNSAQAKERLMERFSLSEIQTQYILDTPLRRLTRFDRIELESERDRLTGEIDELTGILDSDSELRKLVSSELAAVAKKFGTPRRTVLLESAATQVGAVPLEVADDPCRVLLSSTGLLARTVTGEPLPEDEGAPRAKHDVIVSQVAATARAEVGVVTSYGRLLRLSVIDLPQLPDTHAAPNLAGGAPLAEFVSGLEADETVICLTTLDESSQGLALGTEQGVVKRVVPDYPANKDELEVITLKEGDRIVGAVELRTGEEDLVFITDDAQLLRYPAGQVRPQGRPAGGMAGIKLTGSAKVIHFSAVDPARDAVVFSVAGSHGTLDDSMRSGKLTPFDQYPRKGRATGGVRCQRFLKGEDLLVLAWAGNTPVRAATANGAPAALPAVDPRRDGSGTALPAAVAHLAGSAL encoded by the coding sequence ATGGCCCGCCGCAGCACGAAGACCCCGCCGCCGGAGGATTTCGAGGAGAAGATCCTCGACATCGACGTCGTCGACGAAATGCAGGGCTCCTTCCTCGAGTACGCGTACTCGGTGATCTACTCCCGCGCCCTGCCCGACGCCCGCGACGGCATGAAGCCGGTGCACCGGCGCATCGTCTACCAGATGAACGAGATGGGCCTGCGCCCCGACCGCGGCTACGTGAAGTGCGCGCGCGTCGTCGGCGAGGTCATGGGCAAGCTGCACCCGCACGGTGACGCGTCGATCTACGACGCCCTCGTGCGCATGGCACAGCCCTTCTCGATGCGACTGCCCCTGGTCGACGGCCACGGCAACTTCGGTTCCCTCGGCAACGACGACCCGCCGGCCGCGATGCGTTACACCGAGTGTCGGATGGCCGACGCCACGTCGCTGATGACGGAGTCGATCGACGAGGACACGGTCGACTTCACCGCCAACTACGACGGTCAGGAGCGGGAGCCGGTCGCGCTGCCCGCCGCGTACCCGAACCTCCTGGTCAACGGCGCCTCCGGCATCGCCGTCGGCATGGCCACGAACATGGCCCCGCACAACCTGGGCGAGGTCATCGCGGCCGCCCGCCACCTGATCCGGCACCCGGAGGCGGACCTGGAGGCGTTGATGCGCTTCGTCCCGGGTCCCGACCTGCCGACCGGGGGTCGCATCGTCGGCCTGTCCGGGATCAAGGACGCCTACGAGAACGGTCGAGGCACCTTCAAGATCCGTGCCACCGTGACCGTCGAGGACGTGACGCCGCGCCGCAAGGGCCTGGTCGTTACCGAACTGCCCTTCACGGTCGGTCCCGAGAAGGTCATCGCGAAGATCAAGGACCTGGTCGGTTCGAAGAAGCTCCAGGGCATCGCGGACGTCAAGGACCTCACCGACCGCTCGCACGGCCTGCGCCTGGTCATCGAGATCAAGAACGGCTTCCACCCGGAGGCCGTCCTGGAGCAGCTCTACAAGCTGACGCCGATGGAGGAGTCCTTCGGCATCAACAACGTCGCGCTGGTCGACGGACAGCCGCTGACGCTCGGCCTCAAGGAACTGCTGGAGGTATACCTCGACCACCGCTTCGAGGTCGTCCGCCGGCGCAGCGAGTTCCGTCGCGGCAAGCGCCGCGACCGGCTGCACCTGGTCGAGGGCCTGTTGGTGGCCCTGGTCGACATCGACGAGGTCATCCGGATCATCCGGGACAGCGACAACTCCGCCCAGGCCAAGGAGCGCCTGATGGAGCGCTTCTCGCTGAGCGAGATCCAGACGCAGTACATCCTGGACACGCCGCTGCGCCGGCTGACCCGCTTCGACCGGATCGAGCTCGAGTCCGAGCGCGACCGGCTGACCGGCGAGATCGACGAGCTGACCGGGATCCTCGACTCCGACAGCGAGCTGCGCAAGCTCGTCTCCTCGGAACTGGCGGCGGTCGCCAAGAAGTTCGGCACCCCGCGCCGTACGGTGCTGCTGGAGTCGGCGGCCACGCAGGTCGGGGCGGTTCCGCTGGAGGTCGCCGACGACCCGTGCCGCGTGCTGCTGTCCTCGACGGGCCTGCTGGCGCGTACCGTGACCGGCGAACCGCTGCCGGAGGACGAGGGCGCCCCTCGCGCCAAGCACGACGTGATCGTCTCGCAGGTCGCGGCGACGGCCCGCGCCGAGGTGGGCGTGGTGACCTCGTACGGGCGGCTGCTGCGGCTGTCGGTGATCGACCTGCCGCAGCTGCCGGACACCCACGCCGCGCCGAACCTGGCGGGCGGGGCGCCGCTGGCCGAGTTCGTCTCCGGGCTGGAGGCCGATGAGACGGTGATCTGCCTGACCACCCTCGACGAGTCCTCGCAGGGCCTGGCCCTGGGCACCGAGCAGGGTGTGGTCAAGCGCGTCGTGCCGGACTATCCGGCGAACAAGGACGAGCTGGAGGTGATCACCCTCAAGGAGGGTGACCGGATCGTCGGCGCGGTCGAGCTGCGCACGGGCGAGGAGGACCTCGTCTTCATCACCGACGACGCGCAGTTGCTGCGCTACCCGGCCGGTCAGGTCCGCCCGCAGGGCCGTCCGGCGGGCGGTATGGCGGGCATCAAGCTCACCGGGAGCGCCAAGGTGATCCACTTCTCGGCCGTGGACCCGGCGCGGGACGCCGTGGTGTTCAGCGTGGCGGGCTCGCACGGGACGCTCGACGACTCGATGCGGTCCGGGAAGCTGACGCCCTTCGACCAGTACCCGCGCAAGGGGCGGGCGACGGGCGGCGTGCGCTGCCAGCGGTTCCTGAAGGGCGAGGACCTGCTCGTGCTGGCCTGGGCCGGGAACACCCCGGTCCGCGCGGCCACCGCGAACGGCGCCCCGGCCGCGCTGCCGGCCGTCGACCCGCGCCGGGACGGCTCGGGCACGGCCCTGCCGGCCGCCGTGGCCCACCTGGCGGGCTCGGCCCTGTAG
- a CDS encoding pitrilysin family protein yields the protein MGHTATAQAGSGGLTATEHRLANGLRVVLSEDHLTPVAAVCLWYDVGSRHEVKGRTGLAHLFEHLMFQGSASVPGNGHFELVQGAGGSLNGTTSFERTNYFETMPAHQLELALWLEADRMGSLLVALDDESMENQRDVVKNERRQRYDNVPYGTAFERLTALAYPEGHPYHHTPIGSMADLDAASLEDAREFFRTYYAPNNAVLAVVGDIDPERTLAWVEKYFGSIPGHDGKQPPREGSLPEVMGGQLREEIVEEVPARALMAAYRLPHDGTRECDAADVALTILGGGESSRLHNRLVRRDQSAVAAGFGMLRLAGAPSLGWLDVKTSSGVEVPSIEAAVDEELARFAAEGPTAEEMERAQAQLEREWLDRLSTVAGRADELCRFAVLFGDPQLALTAVARVLDVTAEEVQAVAAARLRPDNRAVLVYEPLTAPGDDESDENEDENEGAEQ from the coding sequence ATGGGTCACACGGCCACAGCTCAGGCGGGCTCCGGCGGCCTGACAGCGACCGAGCACCGGCTGGCCAACGGCCTGCGCGTGGTGCTGTCCGAGGACCACCTCACCCCGGTCGCCGCCGTCTGCCTCTGGTACGACGTCGGCTCGCGCCACGAAGTCAAGGGGCGGACCGGCCTTGCTCACCTCTTCGAGCACCTGATGTTCCAGGGTTCGGCGAGCGTACCGGGCAACGGGCACTTCGAGCTCGTCCAGGGAGCCGGCGGCTCCCTCAACGGTACGACCAGTTTCGAGCGCACCAACTACTTCGAGACCATGCCGGCCCACCAGCTGGAACTCGCCCTGTGGCTGGAGGCGGACCGGATGGGTTCGCTGCTGGTCGCCCTGGACGACGAATCCATGGAGAACCAGCGCGACGTCGTCAAGAACGAGCGCCGCCAGCGCTACGACAACGTGCCGTACGGCACCGCCTTCGAGCGGCTGACCGCCCTGGCCTACCCCGAGGGCCACCCGTACCACCACACCCCCATCGGCTCCATGGCCGACCTGGACGCGGCGTCCCTGGAGGACGCGCGCGAGTTCTTCCGTACGTACTACGCCCCCAACAACGCCGTCCTGGCGGTCGTCGGCGACATCGACCCCGAGCGGACGCTCGCCTGGGTCGAGAAGTACTTCGGCAGCATCCCCGGCCACGACGGCAAGCAGCCGCCGCGCGAGGGCTCGCTGCCCGAGGTCATGGGCGGCCAGCTGCGCGAGGAGATCGTCGAGGAGGTCCCGGCGCGTGCGCTGATGGCCGCCTACCGCCTGCCCCACGACGGCACCCGCGAGTGCGACGCCGCCGACGTGGCGCTGACGATCCTGGGCGGCGGCGAGTCCTCCCGCCTGCACAACCGCCTCGTACGCCGCGACCAGAGCGCGGTCGCGGCCGGCTTCGGCATGCTGCGCCTCGCCGGGGCGCCCTCGCTGGGCTGGCTGGACGTGAAGACCTCCAGCGGGGTCGAGGTGCCCTCCATCGAGGCGGCCGTGGACGAGGAGCTCGCGCGGTTCGCCGCCGAGGGCCCCACCGCCGAGGAGATGGAGCGCGCCCAGGCGCAGCTGGAGCGCGAGTGGCTGGACCGGCTGAGCACGGTGGCCGGCCGCGCCGACGAACTGTGCCGCTTCGCGGTGCTGTTCGGCGACCCGCAGCTGGCGCTGACCGCCGTGGCACGGGTCCTGGACGTCACCGCCGAGGAGGTGCAGGCCGTGGCCGCCGCCCGGCTGCGGCCCGACAACCGCGCGGTGCTGGTCTACGAGCCGTTGACCGCGCCCGGGGACGACGAGTCCGATGAGAACGAGGACGAGAACGAGGGGGCGGAGCAGTGA
- a CDS encoding pitrilysin family protein, with protein MTFHPRPQPGEAKPWAFPAPERSTLSNGLTLLRCHRPGQQVVAVEVNLAAPLDAEPEGLDGLATIMARALSEGTDKHSAEEFAAELERCGATLDAHADHPGLRVSLEVPASRLAKALGLLTEALSAPAFDDGEVDRLVRNRLDEIPHELANPQRRAAKELSKELFPASLRMSRPRQGTEETVARIDSAAVRAFYEAHVRPATATVVIVGDLTGIDLDAVLADTLGTWTGDTAEPLPVPPVTADDTGRVVIVDRPGAVQTQLLIGRIGPDRHDIVWAPQVLGTYCLGGTLTSRLDKVLREEKGYTYGVRAFGQVLRSTADGKGASMMAISGSVDTPHTGPALADLWQVLRTLAEGGLTDAERDVAVQNLVGVAPLKFETAASVAGTLADQVEQELPDDYQARLYARLAETGTAEATSAVVSAFPVDRLVTILVGDASQIEEPVRALGIGEVTVVSN; from the coding sequence ATGACCTTCCACCCGCGCCCGCAGCCCGGCGAGGCCAAGCCCTGGGCCTTCCCGGCCCCGGAGCGGTCCACCCTGTCCAACGGCCTGACCCTGCTGCGCTGCCACCGCCCCGGCCAGCAGGTCGTCGCGGTCGAGGTCAACCTCGCCGCGCCGCTCGACGCCGAACCGGAGGGCCTCGACGGCCTGGCCACCATCATGGCCCGTGCCCTGTCGGAAGGCACCGACAAGCACAGCGCGGAGGAGTTCGCGGCCGAGCTGGAGCGCTGCGGCGCCACGCTCGACGCGCACGCCGACCACCCGGGCCTGCGCGTCTCCCTGGAGGTCCCGGCGTCCCGCCTGGCCAAGGCCCTCGGCCTGCTCACCGAGGCGCTGAGCGCCCCCGCCTTCGACGACGGCGAGGTCGACCGGCTGGTGCGCAACCGGCTCGACGAGATCCCGCACGAGCTGGCCAACCCGCAGCGCAGGGCCGCCAAGGAGCTGTCCAAGGAGCTCTTCCCGGCCTCCCTGCGCATGTCCCGCCCGCGTCAGGGCACCGAGGAGACGGTCGCGCGGATCGACTCCGCGGCCGTACGCGCCTTCTACGAGGCCCACGTGCGCCCCGCCACCGCCACCGTGGTGATCGTCGGCGACCTGACGGGTATCGACCTTGACGCCGTGCTGGCCGACACCCTGGGCACCTGGACCGGCGACACCGCCGAGCCCCTCCCGGTCCCGCCGGTGACGGCCGACGACACGGGTCGTGTGGTCATCGTGGACCGGCCCGGAGCGGTCCAGACGCAGCTGCTGATCGGCCGGATCGGTCCGGACCGCCACGACATCGTGTGGGCCCCGCAGGTGCTCGGCACGTACTGCCTCGGCGGCACCCTCACCTCCCGCCTGGACAAGGTCCTGCGCGAGGAGAAGGGCTACACCTACGGCGTGCGCGCCTTCGGCCAGGTGCTGCGTTCCACCGCCGACGGCAAGGGCGCCTCGATGATGGCCATCAGCGGCTCCGTGGACACCCCCCACACCGGTCCGGCGCTGGCGGACCTGTGGCAGGTGCTGCGCACCCTCGCCGAGGGCGGCCTGACCGACGCCGAGCGGGACGTGGCCGTGCAGAACCTGGTGGGCGTGGCCCCGCTGAAGTTCGAGACCGCGGCCTCCGTCGCCGGGACCCTCGCCGACCAGGTCGAGCAGGAGCTGCCGGACGACTACCAGGCGCGGCTGTACGCGCGGTTGGCCGAAACGGGTACGGCGGAGGCCACTTCGGCGGTCGTGAGCGCCTTCCCGGTGGACCGGCTGGTCACCATCCTGGTCGGTGACGCGTCGCAGATCGAGGAGCCCGTACGGGCCCTCGGCATCGGCGAGGTCACCGTCGTGTCCAACTGA
- a CDS encoding M23 family metallopeptidase — translation MAIGSRAAGKHRGSSRLSRKTAGFAGVAALATTGVVGTLAAPAFAADSSGPSMEDTGQNAIVVADGLQDDIEVQAESQQVAAEAVAAQAQAEAEAKQKAAEAKRAAQAAEAKVKAERAAAEAKAKEEERKRSNTFVAPVDSYVSTQYGAGGGMWSSGSHTGIDFAVGQGTSVRSVGAGTIVEAGWGGAYGNNVVIRHNDGTYTQYGHLFSVNVSVGQQVGAGTVIGLSGNTGNSSGAHLHFEARTGATYGSDMDPLAYLRNHGVSI, via the coding sequence ATGGCGATTGGCAGTCGTGCCGCCGGTAAGCACCGTGGTTCCAGCCGTCTGAGCCGCAAGACCGCCGGCTTCGCCGGTGTGGCCGCACTCGCCACCACGGGCGTGGTCGGCACCCTCGCGGCCCCGGCCTTCGCCGCGGACTCCTCCGGCCCGTCCATGGAGGACACCGGCCAGAACGCGATCGTCGTCGCCGACGGTCTGCAGGACGACATCGAGGTCCAGGCCGAGTCCCAGCAGGTCGCCGCCGAGGCCGTCGCCGCCCAGGCGCAGGCCGAGGCCGAGGCCAAGCAGAAGGCCGCGGAGGCCAAGCGTGCCGCCCAGGCCGCCGAGGCCAAGGTCAAGGCCGAGCGCGCGGCCGCCGAGGCCAAGGCCAAGGAGGAGGAGCGCAAGCGCTCCAACACCTTCGTCGCCCCGGTCGACTCCTACGTCAGCACCCAGTACGGCGCGGGCGGCGGCATGTGGTCCTCCGGCAGCCACACGGGCATCGACTTCGCCGTCGGCCAGGGCACCTCCGTGCGCTCCGTGGGCGCCGGCACGATCGTCGAGGCCGGCTGGGGTGGCGCGTACGGCAACAACGTCGTCATCCGCCACAACGACGGCACCTACACCCAGTACGGGCACCTGTTCTCGGTGAACGTCTCCGTCGGCCAGCAGGTCGGCGCCGGCACCGTCATCGGCCTCTCGGGCAACACGGGCAACTCCAGCGGCGCGCACCTGCACTTCGAGGCCCGCACCGGCGCCACGTACGGCTCGGACATGGACCCGCTGGCGTACCTGCGCAACCACGGCGTCAGCATCTGA
- a CDS encoding GntR family transcriptional regulator, with protein sequence MRIPAHAVCTAIRDDIVSGFFGPGGRLTEEVLARRYGVSRVPVREALRTLESEGFVTTRRHAGACVAEPTAQEAADLLELRMLLEPLAASRAARRRTEAHLKVLRGLVRLGQERARRGQGEDLRALGGWFHETLAQASASPGLIALLTQTRHKIAWMYVVDAPARPVDSWAEHGSIVDAVARGDAERARSLTALHTATAAEAHRLRVRTSQRAVNTVSGPH encoded by the coding sequence TTGCGTATTCCTGCGCACGCGGTATGCACAGCGATCCGCGACGATATCGTCTCCGGTTTCTTCGGACCGGGCGGTCGGCTCACCGAGGAGGTGCTCGCCCGTCGCTACGGGGTCTCCCGCGTCCCGGTCCGCGAGGCGCTGCGCACGCTGGAGTCGGAGGGCTTCGTCACCACCCGGCGGCACGCGGGCGCCTGCGTGGCCGAGCCGACCGCGCAGGAGGCCGCCGACCTCCTGGAGCTGCGGATGCTGCTGGAGCCGCTGGCGGCCTCCCGGGCGGCCCGCCGGCGTACGGAGGCCCACCTGAAGGTGCTGCGCGGGCTGGTCAGGCTGGGGCAGGAGCGGGCCAGGCGGGGTCAGGGCGAGGACCTGCGGGCCCTGGGCGGCTGGTTCCACGAGACCCTCGCCCAGGCCTCCGCCAGTCCGGGGCTGATCGCCCTGCTGACCCAGACCCGGCACAAGATCGCCTGGATGTACGTGGTGGACGCCCCGGCGCGGCCCGTGGACTCCTGGGCCGAGCACGGGTCGATCGTCGACGCCGTGGCCCGCGGAGACGCGGAACGGGCCCGCTCACTGACGGCGCTGCACACCGCGACGGCGGCCGAGGCGCACCGGCTGCGGGTGAGGACTTCGCAACGTGCCGTAAACACGGTGAGCGGCCCGCATTAA
- a CDS encoding HPr family phosphocarrier protein, translating into MAERRVNVGWAEGLHARPASIFVRATTASGVPVTIAKAGGDPVNAASMLAVLGLGAQGGEEIVLSSEAEGADVALDRLAKLVAEGLEELPETV; encoded by the coding sequence ATGGCAGAGCGCCGCGTCAACGTCGGCTGGGCCGAGGGCCTGCACGCTCGTCCCGCCTCGATCTTCGTCCGCGCGACGACCGCTTCCGGCGTCCCGGTGACCATCGCGAAGGCGGGCGGCGACCCCGTCAACGCCGCTTCCATGCTGGCGGTCCTGGGCCTGGGCGCCCAGGGCGGCGAGGAGATCGTCCTCTCCTCCGAGGCCGAGGGCGCCGACGTCGCGCTGGACCGCCTCGCGAAGCTGGTCGCCGAGGGCCTTGAGGAGCTCCCGGAGACGGTCTGA